The Epinephelus moara isolate mb chromosome 11, YSFRI_EMoa_1.0, whole genome shotgun sequence sequence NNNNNNNNNNNNNNNNNNNNNNNNNNNNNNNNNNNNNNNNNNNNNNNNNNNNNNNNNNNNNNNNNNNNNNNNNNNNNNNNNNNNNNNNNNNNNNNNNNNNNNNNNNNNNNNNNNNNNNNNNNNNNNNNNNNNNNNNNNNNNNNNNNNNNNNNNNNNNNNNNNNNNNNctcctcctctcctctcctcctctgcactcctcctccttctctcctctcctcctctcctcctctgcactccttctctcctcctctcctctcgtcCTCTgcacttctcctcctctgcgctcctcctctcctcctctgcgctcctcctctcctctcctcctctgcactcctcctcctctcctcctctcctcctctgcgctcctcctctcctctcctcctctgtgctgtcGGCATGAGCCCGAGACATGACCGTTTGCTTTTCAAAGACACGTGGACATGTGACAGTAATGTGGCGTCTGTCTGGGCTCACAGGGAGCAGCTGGTGAACCTGGATCAGAGAGTCGGAGGGAGACGGTGTGACCAGATCACTTGTTGTTAAACTTGATGGTGTGTCGTTGCCTCAGTTCGTCCGACTGTACGACAGGTTTTAATACTTTACTCTCACAACAGTCACTCGTCTCCTGTCTGTCCACGAGGACAGCTCACAGGAAGACGTGATGCTGGACGCTCACTTTGAAACTGTGGTGACTGAGACGGGGGACGCCGAAGAGGGAGGggcaaaaaaataacaacaggaGTTAAAAATATGAACTGTTTCAAATGATGCTGCctaacacacctgtctgtctgtctgtctgtctgtctgtctgtctgtctgtctgtctctcagcatGTTTGATGTGGGTGGTCAGCGAGATGAACGCAGGAAGTGGATCCAGTGCTTTAATGGTGAGACAAACTGTCAAACCCTTTTGACGACCTGTCTCACTGCTCACGTGACGCCTGTCatcttcctgtctgtttctgatgACCTGTCTCACTGCTCAGATGTGACGGCCATCATCTTCGTagcagcaagcagcagctacaacatgGTGATCAGAGAGGACAACTCCACCAATCGGCTGCGAGAATCTCTAGACCTCTTCAGATCCATCTGGACCAACAGGTGCTCTCGTCAACCCTCtctgctctgtgattggctATATTCAACCCTCtctgctctgtgattggctgtatTCAACCCTCtctgctctgtgattggctgcaggtTTCTGAAGACCATCTCAGTGATCTTATTCCTGAACAAACAGGATGTGCTCGCTGACAAGATTCTGGCTGGAAAATCCAAACTGGAGGATTACTTCCCTGAATACAACAACTACCAAGTACCTGCTGAAGGTACAGGTAAACACATaatacatgtctgtgtgtgtgtgtgtgtgtgtgtgtgtgtgtgtgtgtgtgtgtgtgtgtgtgtgtgttaatactACATATATACGTGTCCACACCCGCTGACgtctctgtccatctgtctccagcTGTCCCAGACGCTGATGAAGACCCCCGAGTGACCAGAGCCAAGTTCTTCATCAGAGACGAGTTtctggtaaaaacaaaatgatgatgatgatggtggtaatggtgatggtggtgatgatgatgatgatgatgatgatgatgatgatgatggtggtggtgatgatggtgatgatgatgatggtggtagtgatgatgatggtggtggtagtgatgatgatgatggtggtggtagtgatgatgatggtggtggtagtgatgatgatgatggtggtggtgatgatgatgaagaatgTGTTTTACAGTTCTCTTTGAAACTATTGATACATGGTTCTGTGATATGGATCCAGTTTGAGTGAATTAttgtctctgacctgtctgtctgtctgtctgtctgtctgtctctctctcagagGATCAGCACAGCGAGTGGTGATGGGAAACATTACTGTTATCCTCACTTCACCTGCGCCATTGACACCGAGAACATTCGGCGCGTCTTCAATGACTGTCGTGACATCATCCAACGCATGCACCTGCGGCAGTACGAGCTGCTCTGATTGGCCGATGCAGAAGCTGATCTGATGTCTTATCAATACTGATAGATCCTGATCGATTTACTCTTTCTCTGTTCTGTCACAGACATTTATCACTGCAGCAGCTATTGATCGTGACAGACTCGGagaatgtgtcttttttgtccGCTGTGCCCGTCTGGTGCAGGGGATTGTGGGTAGTGTAGTTCTGTCAGTTGAGAGGAGCACAGGATGTTTAGTTTCCTGTCGTTGCCGCGGCAACAGTCATATGGGACaggtttagaaaagtaaaaGCTTACAAAGgctcaaaaacaaaatttgaatttaaatatattttttcatgtttctgaACTTGTtacagtttattattattattattgttaatcttttccctgattggctgccgtACAGTCTGATGTCACTTTATGACTGAATTAATACCTGGAAGATCAGATTGATGTGTCCTGGCGTGACTGTAGATTTATTTCTGTCCTTTCTAGAGTTTCTTAGTGAGTTTGATTCAACATGAAACATGAcatgatataaatatatatatatgatcctacacacataaatatttaCTGCTCAAAAACCTGAAAATTatattaaagtttttttgtcaaacttgatttcttgtctgttttttaaaccTCAGGTGTCTCCATTTAtactaaatatatataatatattatatagaACTGTGCGTTTGCTACATAATGTTTCTGTCCCACAGTGACGTGATGTCACACCTCTGATGTGGCTGATCAGTGAATATTGATCAGTGTATCTTTGACCACATTTAACTAATCACATGTTCAACTGGTCTGAAGTTTAAAACAGGCACTGTTCATTTGctttaatcttttattttactCTTTAGATGTaactttttaattaatgaattaattcatGTCACTTTTAGCAAaccaaacaaactgaaaacaaccCATAATTTGTTATTATTCACATTTGACCCATGACACCACTGATGTCACTTCATTCAGAGACgttaaagataaaaatattaataaccCATCAAGCCTTGCTGTGATGTTTTACACATCTAAACTTGAAAACGCGTAGACTTCAGAGAGCTATAAACAAAATACTTATCATCGCAGGGCCAGCTCCAGACTTCTGGAGGTCCCTCTCGTTGTAATGTGATGCCTGAACTGACAGATGTGTATTATATTGATCGGTTTAATGTACAAATCAGCATGTGAAGACCGACCAGCAGCAACACGGTCTGTACATAGGGCGATGCATCAGCAGCACATACAGACTGGTACAGGTACGTACAGACTGGTACATACAGACTGGTACAGGTACGTACAGACTTACAGGTACGTACAGACTGGTACATACAGACTGGTACAGGTACGTACAGACTGATACATAGAGACTGGTACAGGTACGTACAGACTGGTACATACAGACTGGTACAGGTACGTACAGACTGGTACATACAGACTGGTACATACAGACTGGTACAGGTACGTACAGACTGGTACAGACTGGTACAGATACATACAGAGTGGTACAGACTGGTACATACAGACTGGTACAGACTGGTACAGATACATACAGACTGGTACATACAGACTGGTACAGACTGGCACATACAGACTGGTACAGGTACGTACAGACTGGTACATACAGACTGGTACATACAGACTGGTACAGACTGGCACATACAGACTGGTACATACAGAGTGGTACAGGTACGTACAGACTGGTACATACAGACTGGTACATACAGACTGGTACAGACTGGCACATACAGACTGGTACGTACAGACTGGTACATACAGACTGGTACAGACTGGTACATACAGACTGGTACAGACTGGTACATACAGACTGGTACATACAGACTGGTACAGACTGGTACATACAGACTGGTACAGACTGGTACATACAGACTGGTACAGGCACGTAAGTACNNNNNNNNNNNNNNNNNNNNNNNNNNNNNNNNNNNNNNNNNNNNNNNNNNNNNNNNNNNNNNNNNNNNNNNNNTGGTACATACGACTGGTACAGACTGGTACAGGCACGTACAGACTGGTACAGGCACGTACAGACTGGTACAGACTGGTACAGATACATACAAGCTGGTACATACAGACTGGTACAGACTGGNNNNNNNNNNNNNNNNNNNNNNNNNNNNNNNNNNNNNNNNNNNNNNNNNNNNNNNNNNNNNNNNNNNNNNNNNNNNNNNNNNNNNNNNNNNNNNNNNNNNNNNNNNNNNNNNNNNNNNNNNNNNNNNNNNNNNNNNNNNNNNNNNNNNNNNNNNNNNNNNNNNNNNNNNNNNNNNNNNNNNNNNNNNNNNNNNNNNNNNNNNNNNNNNNNNNNNNNNNNNNNNNNNNNNNNNNNNNNNNNNNNNNNNNNNNNNNNNNNNNNNNNNNNNNNNNNNNNNNNNNNNNNNNNNNNNNNNNNNNNNNNNNNNNNNNNNNNNNNNNNNNNNNNNNNNNNNNNNNNNNNNNNNNNNNNNNNNNNNNNNNNNNNNNNNNNNNNNNNNNNNNNNNNNNNNNNNNNNNNNNNNNNNNNNNNNNNNNNNNNNNNNNNNNNNNNNNNNNNNNNNNNNNNNNNNNNNNNNNNNNNNNNNNNNNNNNNNNNNNNNNNNNNNNNNNNNNNNNNNNNNNNNNNNNNNNNNNNNNNNNNNNNNNNNNNNNNNNNNNNNNNNNNNNNNNNNNNNNNNNNNNNNNNNNNNNNNNNNNNNNNNNNNNNNNNNNNNNNNNNNNNNNNNNNNNNNNNNNNNNNNNNNNNNNNNNNNNNNNNNNNNNNNNNNNNNNNNNNNNNNNNNNNNNNNNNNNNNNNNNNNNNNNNNNNNNNNNNNNNNNNNNNNNNNNNNNNNNNNNNNNNNNNNNNNNNNNNNNNNNNNNNNNNNNNNNNNNNNNNNNNNNNNNNNNNNNNNNNNNNNNNNNNNNNNNNNNNNNNNNNNNNNNNNNNNNNNNNNNNNNNNNNNNNNNNNNNNNNNNNNNNNNNNNNNNNNNNNNNNNNNNNNNNNNNNNNNNNNNNNNNNNNNNNNNNNNNNNNNNNNNNNNNNNNNNNNNNNNNNNNNNNNNNNNNNNNNNNNNNNNNNNNNNNNNNNNNNNNNNNNNNNNNNNNNNNNNNNNNNNNNNNNNNNNNNNNNNNNNNNNNNNNNNNNNNNNNNNNNNNNNNNNNNNNNNNNNNNNNNNNNNNNNNNNNNNNNNNNNNNNNNNNNNNNNNNNNNNNNNNNNNNNNNNNNNNNNNNNNNNNNNNNNNNNNNNNNNNNNNNNNNNNNNNNNNNNNNNNNNNNNNNNNNNNNNNNNNNNNNNNNNNNNNNNNNNNNNNNNNNNNNNNNNNNNNNNNNNNNNNNNNNNNNNNNNNNNNNNNNNNNNNNNNNNNNNNNNNNNNNNNNNNNNNNNNNNNNNNNNNNNNNNNNNNNNNNNNNNNNNNNNNNNNNNNNNNNNNNNNNNNNNNNNNNNNNNNNNNNNNNNNNNNNNNNNNNNNNNNNNNNNNNNNNNNNNNNNNNNNNNNNNNNNNNNNNNNNNNNNNNNNNNNNNNNNNNNNNNNNNNNNNNNNNNNNNNNNNNNNNNNNNNNNNNNNNNNNNNNNNNNNNNNNNNNNNNNNNNNNNNNNNNNNNNNNNNNNNNNNNNNNNNNNNNNNNNNNNNNNNNNNNNNNNNNNNNNNNNNNNNNNNNNNNNNNNNNNNNNNNNNNNNNNNNNNNNNNNNNNNNNNNNNNNNNNNNNNNNNNNNNNNNNNNNNNNNNNNNNNNNNNNNNNNNNNNNNNNNNNNNNNNNNNNNNNNNNNNNNNNNNNNNNNNNNNNNNNNNNNNNNNNNNNNNNNNNNNNNNNNNNNNNNNNNNNNNNNNNNNNNNNNNNNNNNNNNNNNNNNNNNNNNNNNNNNNNNNNNNNNNNNNNNNNNNNNNNNNNNNNNNNNNNNNNNNNNNNNNNNNNNNNNNNNNNNNNNNNNNNNNNNNNNNNNNNNNNNNNNNNNNNNNNNNNNNNNNNNNNNNNNNNNNNNNNNNNNNNNNNNNNNNNNNNNNNNNNNNNNNNNNNNNNNNNNNNNNNNNNNNNNNNNNNNNNNNNNNNNNNNNNNNNNNNNNNNNNNNNNNNNNNNNNNNNNNNNNNNNNNNNNNNNNNNNNNNNNNNNNNNNNNNNNNNNN is a genomic window containing:
- the LOC126397704 gene encoding guanine nucleotide-binding protein G(olf) subunit alpha-like isoform X4, yielding MRILHVDGFNAEEKQQKIQDIRKNVKDAIVTIVAAMGTLTPPVPLGNPGNQFRVDYIKSIAPLSDFEYTEEFFEHAQKLWEDDGVKACFERANEYQLIDCAQYFLDRLDSVRRTDYTPNDQDLLRCRVLTSGIFETRFQVDKVNFHMFDVGGQRDERRKWIQCFNDVTAIIFVAASSSYNMVIREDNSTNRLRESLDLFRSIWTNRFLKTISVILFLNKQDVLADKILAGKSKLEDYFPEYNNYQVPAEGTAVPDADEDPRVTRAKFFIRDEFLRISTASGDGKHYCYPHFTCAIDTENIRRVFNDCRDIIQRMHLRQYELL
- the LOC126397704 gene encoding guanine nucleotide-binding protein G(olf) subunit alpha-like isoform X3, which produces MGCLGGKTEEERLDEKAKREANKKIERQLQKERQAYKATHRLLLLGAGESGKSTIVKQMRILHVDGFNAEEKQQKIQDIRKNVKDAIVEFFEHAQKLWEDDGVKACFERANEYQLIDCAQYFLDRLDSVRRTDYTPNDQDLLRCRVLTSGIFETRFQVDKVNFHMFDVGGQRDERRKWIQCFNDVTAIIFVAASSSYNMVIREDNSTNRLRESLDLFRSIWTNRFLKTISVILFLNKQDVLADKILAGKSKLEDYFPEYNNYQVPAEGTAVPDADEDPRVTRAKFFIRDEFLRISTASGDGKHYCYPHFTCAIDTENIRRVFNDCRDIIQRMHLRQYELL